DNA sequence from the Malus sylvestris chromosome 10, drMalSylv7.2, whole genome shotgun sequence genome:
TGGCATGCAAGACAGGAAAGAACAGAGAGAAAGGGTTCTGCTAATGCAGCTCACCATGTGTCCGCAACCAAAGGCAATGTCCTTTACATTAGTTAGGCAGACTGGACAGAGCTGCATTCAAATTGAAACGAAGAAAGTATATCAGTTATTTGAATTTGTAAGAAGCTCAAATACATTTCGCTTCGGTCATCTATATATAGCAATtgtaaaaattacaaaaaaataaaaaaaaactataccaTCTCGCTTCGTTCATCCCCTGCAGGTGCTGAAAGACCACTTGGTTCGCGAGTTGGTGCACGATGGGTGTAAGGAACTGGTGGAGGGCGTGGAACGattctcttctttttccctGTCGTACGTCTTTTTTCCGGTACAATAAAACTTATATTAGTAAGCATACGCATGCTAGAGTCTAATCCAATCAAAATGATGTTTATGCTAACCATACCCAAGTATACCGAACTCAACAGCTGCCTTATACTGGATTGGGATTTCCATGAGGGCAGCCAGAGCAAATGCAGCTTCTTTCTCGGATGAAGTTGTGTGTTTAGACATAATTTCGGTGAAGTTAACGAACTATAAACGAAAATAAACTAGTTAGAGGATTAATGTCTGCTTAAAATCTCTCCATTGGCAATAAACTTAGTGCTATATAGCTTATCATACCTGAAAATTATCAAATTCGCGTGAAGGGAGCTTGTCATCGAACTTCCTCATGTCTTCCCAAGGACCATCCCCGACTCCAACAAGAACAATCGAGAGCGGATAGAAACTGCTCACATAAGTTTTCGAAGTAAATCTTTTAGGTTCAACTCAATATTCCTGCTGTAATAATGCACTCAGTGCCTGGTAAATCGACACATTTAGCGCCTTTCGAGATTTGCTTAGGTTTAGCTATGACAACTGCATTGCATAGACAtacttaaaacaaaagaaatgataGTTGCAGGTTCTACCTCGCATCTGCAATTGATCTGATCGTCTTCTCCTCCTGTGGACTCAATTCATTGTCGCTAGTATCGATACTTCTAGTGACCTTTACAATTAAGAAACTCGTACTtagtcgagagagagagagagagagagagagagagaaagagagagcatCAGATATTAAACCTGGCCATCTGCAATGATAACTAAAACATGGAATTGCCCTCCACTTTTCTCCACAATATCCATTGCAGCTTCAACTACAGGTCCATAAGATGTTGGCCCTTCAAACACAATATATGTCTATAAATCTCTGACTCAAGTGATAATCCAAACTATAATACATGAAAAACACAAGATATAAGATTCACCAACCCGAAAGTCGCAAATTTGGAACTATTTTTTTGTAGCAGGCCAAGACTTCTTCGAAACCATGGCAGGGCGAATGATCATTGTGAAAGCTAAACACCTCTTGATCATGAGTGGTAGCTAAAAAGTGGGGAGGGAGGTAAAGTCAATCCAGCGATCAAAACACGAAACGAAACAAAAAAGGTCCAGAGCTTCAAACTTTGGAAGGATTAAGGCCCCTACCATCACCAAAGCCGAAACAAGGAATGAGGTTGTCTTCATCAAATGGAGATAAAGTTTTTCCAATTATGGAGATAGCTTTCTCGTATGGATTAGGTTCATCGCCAATGGCGTGCAGGCTCCGGTTTCTGAATGAAACTTTGCCTGCAGTAACAACAACAAGAAGTCATCAGCTTCAAAGATGTCCAAACACAAAATGCATGTAAGTCTATGTACACGAACAGTAGTGCAGTTTTTATTTTCGTCCGCTAACCTGTCCACTCGTTGCTCTTGGTGAAGTCAATTCCGACGATGAGATTAGATGACTCTAAACCTTCTTTTCTCAAGGCATCTGTAACCTGAAAAAAGGAAGCAATTGATTTTCTGCAATGATAAAGGAgatgttcatatattttttttttttctttcaaatttctaTTCAGAGTTTATGTGAGTTGTTCCAAAACATGTGAAGCGATGAGCCGAGTATCATCAGTTGTTACACATCATGCAACGAGACAGATAGACGCATCGTTGTATATTAACTGGAGCTTCAACAAATTTACTCGATGATGATTGAGATTAATTGGGAAATGATTATATACACTCATTTGCTTACTATTGTCTAATTTTGTCTATTGATTCTCGTTTACTTATTCAATCAAAAGATTTTAGATACACAAAACTGTGCAGAGAAAGAAAATGAGTATGCAGAAATCACTTTCCGAAAATACCCTCGCGTTTCACAACCTTACTTTAATCATCATACTTATAAGAATAAACAGTAGGGTTGtggaacaagaaagtaaaagcaagtcCCACTCCCTTTGCTTGTAGTCTGTGTGCTGGCATTACCCATTGGATAATCTTCCACTATGCCCTTAAAAATACAGTAATGCTTTCAAAGAGACGTGTTGACACGTCACTAATGCAAAACCCTTTTTatataaagaaagaaagatgcgTGAAACATGCATGATTAATAATTGACAATCGTGATGGTTGCTTGGCCCATGATTAATAAAGAAACAGAAATTAACCACTCAAGTAAGGGTACTTTTTTGCTCAGCACGCTAAGTGGTGGCAATGCTCACTATCTTGTTTATCATCGTTtgattaatttcaattttaagaTTTGTGCATATTCCCTacttaaatctcaaaatttaaactcatctaacaaTTATAAATAAGGTGATGAGTATCACCATTACTTGAGTGcggtgagaaaaaaaaatcccctcAATAATGTATTTTTGTGATGGTTTCGAATTGGATATGACTAAAAAGCAGTTAAAAATACTATCCAAGTCAATACTAGGGAGGACTGAGACTAAAAGAGTGGATATCTATTTACAATTTTACGTGGTACTGATACATTGTGGTGTTATTAATTTACGTGTTCAATTAAATTGACGGGATGAAAGTTACGACCAATAATAAGTCATTTGCAGTAGGTCCTACTATTTGATAAGGAaaccataaaaataaataaaataaaaatattattattattttagtagaGCCCATGTTGTTACGTATGTTTAAAATAAGTGCCAATATTATATCAACACAAAAAAGGCAACACTTTAAGCTCATCCAATAACATATTCCAAGTCATGTTGAGATAAGAAACTTTCAATAATGCTATCATGTCTTTGAGATCATCGATTGGTTTGGATCTTAGTCATTTGAATTGCTCTAGATGGGTCCAAGTCCAACCACCCTATAATGGTGTAGGCAATGGAGCTAATCAACTAGTTTTCAGTGTTTAGTGGTAATCCTACTCTCAATTTTAGTCTAAATCCTACTCTTAATATGTAGCGAATTATCATGAAAATTGTTCTGGAGCCATCATTTGAAGTAAAGGCGGAACCAGTATTTTAGTCTAGAACGGATTCAAAAGTCTTAATCTGAAACACTTGATCTTACAAAAATCACTCTACCTTGTGATCAGCAATCGACCACCATCGCTTGGGTCTAGTATGGTGTCGTCCTCATCATCCCCTTCCTTAAGCCTAAACCCAAGCCTCTCTaactttcttcctctctcctacCACTAATCTCCAGACCTCAGTCCTCCTCAAAGTTCACAACATATGAGCCACCAACCTCAAATCGAGcctaacaaacaaaattaaagtaaaaacacTGGAATGGGACTCCGAGCCTACGAAAATCATAACCATAACAATAAACTTTTCCGCATGAAAAAAAGTCAGGATGGGTGTGGAACCAACCATCCTGATCCTTCATGGCTCCGCCTCTAACTTGAAAtcaactaataaaaaaatggtATATACTGAACTTGATTAGTTGGTTAAAGCAGTGTACATGTTTTGGTGCATTCTtatatcaaatttgaatttaataTAAAAGTAATATAGGATCAGATAATGATTCTCTTAACCTCGAGTCGTATATTTCAAAGTTTTGAGAAACAAACTGAGGAGAGAAATTATTGGTTAATTTTGactagagatttttttttttgtttttaaagagAGGAACAATAGGTGGCAAGTTACGGATACCCACTCATTTTAGACTTGGGGAGTTGAGGTGGAATTTTATCTATTTACGGTCAAGCAGACTTACTAGCTTGGAGCATCGAACTCAAGATCTCCCAtgtgttttttgtttattaagaAGTCGAGTCCGCGCTCTTATTGCTGACCACTGTTTAttcaattatttgaaaattttccgttgaaaagtgaatagtaacctTAGAATTTTGGACAACGCCAAAGGATAGTCATAGGAGaagaccccaaaaaaaaaaaatccaatccaaaacaaaaccaaaccaaacctaTGATAACTAAAAAGAGATAAACAAACCTCCGATTAAAACAGAGATTCCCAAAGAGTTAAGATATTCCCTAATTTTTATGTGAAATTAACGAAAATTTTTCATATGTTTTCTGCTTAATTTCAGACAAAATtgcaaaaataattaatttgttagagagagaagagagagaaacctGTTGAAGGGATGTGAAGTTATCAGGGATATAAGCGTACTTCTGCTTCTGGGTAGAGAGCTGCTTCTCCGTACCACTCTGTGCTTTGCTAGGTCTCGTATCATTTATGTTCGGTTTTCCGAACATCCCGGGATCATACGACGGCGTTCTACCAGTGACACTGTGGTTTCTGCCGGCGTTGCCACCGGAGATACTTCTAGAAACGGCAGGGCTGTTCTGCTTGCTCTTGAAAAGTGACAAGAGGTTCCCCATGGCAACATCTACTCCTCCCTTGTTGTTCAACGCAAGGCCGGTAAATATGAGAGAAAACAGAGGACAAAAGAGAGAATTAAATAGGGTGGTGAGAGTGAAAAACTATGGACTCCGTCTGCTTTGGAttcagaagaagaaaaggaagaaatgtcAGGGAAGTGAGGTTTGGAATATATGCTTTATTTTGTTGCTGCCTACGAACAAAGCAGAAGACTTTTAGAGGAGGAATAAAAGAGTTCTCTTGTAAAAGAACGTTAGGTGACCGTCACACTGCACCGTGGTGAAATTAAAATACATCATTTTCAtgtataaattaattttgtaatGCAATACTGTATAATGAACAGTAGATATAGAAGAATATAAAAGAAAGTATGTATTAAAGAAATGAAGTTTTtaacaaggaaaaaaagaaggtaGATAAAAAGATACACTATTCTCCATACCAAAAAATAAGTtggatttttttaaaatttgtactTAATTAAGTTATGCATATGTAGAATTTTTTTTGAATATATATGTAACTCACTATAGGctcgaaaaacaaataaaagatgtGTACGACGAGATGTCCAGcaacaagaagaaggaaaatgatTGAATGAGAAACTCTCGAGACTCTTGAaaaatctttttcatttttcggTTATGTATGGAAAGATAGAAATAAAATgactacaattatatatatagattttttttttaattcaaatttgCACTTCAcacatgtttttttgttttttcaggaGTGTTCAGTGGGCTAAATAATTTAGCAACTATTACACTATTTGGCTTTTTACATATAAGGTGTCAAGCCTTTTGACACGACGATGTGATATTATTTCACTGTATAAATGTCATAGTTTGAAgattttttgtataaaatttcTTTCGATTTGGAGATCATTAATCATTTGtatgaaatataaaaataaaaataaaaaccaaattgtCAGTTAATAATGAGAATATTGTTACCATagttgtttatttgtttgatacatatgaatgattaaatgatctcaattttaaatgaaatttctataaataatatttatatgatGATAAAGAGCAACAATTTGAATTATGATATTTGGAAAATAAAATGGAGTTACATTGTAATAGAACAAGAAATAACTCTTTACTTACAAGAAGCGgaataatttacaataatttataaaTGATAGAACATATGAAACGAAGGAAAATTGAACCGTTACTAATACGCATGTTGTTTGCTTGGATGCTCCAACATCCATTTTGCCTTTTCATATTCTTATCCAAATACTTTTGGGAAATTCCAATTAGTGTCTCTTACAATATTCTCCTTCGTTGGTCATTTAAAAAAGCAATTGGATCCTCTCCCGAGCTCGGTGTAGGAATCCTCCTGAGTAGCTCATCTGGAccgttcaaatttgatccaacggctctAAACAATGAgctcctctaaaagttataataattacagccgtttgatcaaatttgaacGGCCCGAATGAGCTGCTCATGAGGATCCCCATTCTGAGCTCAGGAAATGATCCAGATCCTATAAAAAAATGAAGTTAAAGGAATGCGTCATACAAGATTTCATCCATTGTTCTAGTGAAATCGCAGTCTCGTTGTACAACGTTTCTAAAAGGACAATCTCAAACcttcttaattattttatttaaaatatgaactttttgtttttctttgttactAGGAATGAGGAAGTCGAAGTCGAGAT
Encoded proteins:
- the LOC126586278 gene encoding E3 ubiquitin-protein ligase RGLG4-like, which gives rise to MGNLLSLFKSKQNSPAVSRSISGGNAGRNHSVTGRTPSYDPGMFGKPNINDTRPSKAQSGTEKQLSTQKQKYAYIPDNFTSLQQVTDALRKEGLESSNLIVGIDFTKSNEWTGKVSFRNRSLHAIGDEPNPYEKAISIIGKTLSPFDEDNLIPCFGFGDATTHDQEVFSFHNDHSPCHGFEEVLACYKKIVPNLRLSGPTSYGPVVEAAMDIVEKSGGQFHVLVIIADGQVTRSIDTSDNELSPQEEKTIRSIADASFYPLSIVLVGVGDGPWEDMRKFDDKLPSREFDNFQFVNFTEIMSKHTTSSEKEAAFALAALMEIPIQYKAAVEFGILGRTTGKKKRIVPRPPPVPYTHRAPTREPSGLSAPAGDERSEMLCPVCLTNVKDIAFGCGHMACRDCAPRLSDCPICRQPIRSRLRVFTG